One genomic region from Cellulomonas fengjieae encodes:
- a CDS encoding MFS transporter produces MRSFVVDTTPLRVSPAYRRLWWGLSISNLGAQLTVVAVGLQVYDITGSTASVGVLGLCALVPLIFFGLYGGAISDHHDRRRVALVASVVAWAATIGLAVQGWLGNSEVWVLFALTAVQSGAFAVNSPARSAIIPRLLEPSLLPAANALQTLGFSVAFTVGPLLGAALVAAFDYGVAYTLDALLFTAALAALFRLPPQPPEPSDTRRERAGLASVVDGFRYLGTQRNVRMTFAVDLVAMITSSPRVLFPAVGMVYLGGGATTTGVLVAATAVGVGLAGLFSGGLTRIRWQGRIIAIAITAWGLAIAAFGLTLVVAGRTHPDQVVWLALVIAVLMLVVAGASDAISSVFRQTILQTATPDDMRGRLQGVFIVVVAGGPRLGEALLGGAASKVGEGWAAVIGGSLCVVLLWLLVRTQRSFWNYDARHPVP; encoded by the coding sequence ATGCGTTCGTTCGTCGTCGACACGACGCCTCTGCGGGTCAGTCCGGCGTACCGACGGCTGTGGTGGGGGCTGTCGATCTCCAACCTCGGAGCCCAGCTGACCGTGGTCGCGGTGGGGCTGCAGGTGTACGACATCACCGGGTCGACCGCCTCCGTCGGTGTCCTCGGGCTCTGCGCGCTGGTCCCGCTGATCTTCTTCGGGCTGTACGGCGGCGCGATCTCCGACCACCACGACCGCCGCCGGGTCGCGCTCGTGGCGTCGGTCGTCGCCTGGGCGGCCACCATCGGGCTCGCGGTGCAGGGCTGGCTGGGCAACTCCGAGGTCTGGGTGCTGTTCGCGCTGACGGCGGTCCAGTCAGGGGCCTTCGCGGTGAACTCGCCCGCGCGCTCGGCGATCATCCCGCGCCTGCTGGAGCCCAGCCTCCTGCCCGCGGCGAACGCGTTGCAGACCCTCGGCTTCAGTGTGGCGTTCACGGTCGGGCCGCTGCTGGGCGCCGCGCTCGTCGCGGCCTTCGACTACGGCGTCGCCTACACCCTCGACGCGCTGCTGTTCACGGCCGCGCTCGCGGCACTGTTCCGGCTGCCGCCGCAGCCGCCGGAGCCCTCCGACACGCGCCGGGAGCGGGCCGGCCTGGCGTCCGTGGTCGACGGGTTCCGGTACCTGGGCACCCAGCGCAACGTCCGGATGACCTTCGCGGTGGACCTGGTCGCGATGATCACGTCGTCCCCGCGCGTGCTGTTCCCGGCGGTCGGCATGGTCTACCTCGGCGGGGGCGCGACGACCACCGGCGTCCTGGTCGCGGCGACGGCGGTCGGTGTCGGGCTGGCGGGGCTGTTCTCCGGCGGGCTGACCCGGATCCGCTGGCAGGGCAGGATCATCGCGATCGCGATCACGGCCTGGGGGCTGGCCATCGCCGCCTTCGGCCTGACGCTCGTGGTGGCCGGTCGGACGCACCCGGACCAGGTGGTCTGGCTCGCGCTCGTGATCGCGGTGCTGATGCTCGTGGTCGCGGGGGCCAGCGACGCCATCAGCTCGGTGTTCCGGCAGACCATCCTGCAGACCGCGACCCCGGACGACATGCGCGGCCGCCTGCAGGGCGTGTTCATCGTCGTCGTCGCGGGAGGCCCGCGGCTGGGGGAGGCGCTGCTCGGCGGGGCGGCGTCGAAGGTCGGCGAGGGCTGGGCCGCGGTGATCGGCGGCTCCCTGTGCGTGGTGCTGCTGTGGCTTCTGGTCCGGACGCAGCGCTCGTTCTGGAACTACGACGCCCGGCACCCGGTGCCCTGA
- a CDS encoding pyruvate dehydrogenase, with translation MARRRSIADLLVAQLVAAGARHIYGIVGDSLNPVVDAVRRAREDGVDIAWVHVRHEESGAFAAAAEAELTGRLAVCAGSSGPGNLHLINGLYDANRSRVPVLAIASHIPSAQIGTRFFQETHPDRLFVECSVYSEMISTAAQAPRVIRSAIHHAYGAPGVAVLTLSGDIAELDAPDAGIDTLTPPPPPRVVPDAGAVRALADAIDAAGKVTIFAGAGVRGSRAEVLALARVLNAPVGHSLRGKEVIQVDNPFDVGMSGLLGYGACHSAMEGADLLLLLGTDFPYDQFLPSGVRTAQVDIEPTHLGRRTRNDLVVLGDVGETAKALLALVKPKRSHRFLDQMRKKHERAMSGVVGAYTKDVEHTEPIHPEYAAVLLDEEAPDDAVFTVDTGMCNVWAARYITPNGRRRVIGSFLHGSMANAVPHAIGAALSGGGRHVVAMAGDGGLSMLLGELITVKVLDLPVKIVLFDNATLAMVRLEMLVDGLPSYATDTPPVDYAAVASAIGIPSVRVEKPTEIRSALRAAFSHDGPALIDLVTDPRALSLPPKITRQQVSGFSAAMSKEVLGGGVGEVMAMARSNLRNIPRR, from the coding sequence GTGGCACGTCGTCGTTCGATCGCGGACCTGCTCGTCGCCCAGCTCGTCGCCGCCGGTGCGCGGCACATCTACGGGATCGTCGGCGACAGCCTGAACCCCGTGGTCGACGCCGTCCGCCGGGCGCGCGAGGACGGTGTGGACATCGCGTGGGTGCACGTGCGCCACGAGGAGTCCGGGGCGTTCGCGGCGGCCGCCGAGGCCGAGCTCACCGGCCGGCTGGCCGTCTGCGCGGGGTCCAGCGGGCCCGGAAACCTGCACCTCATCAACGGCCTGTACGACGCCAACCGGTCCCGCGTGCCCGTCCTGGCCATCGCGTCGCACATCCCCAGTGCGCAGATCGGGACCCGGTTCTTCCAGGAGACCCACCCGGACCGGCTGTTCGTGGAGTGCTCGGTGTACTCGGAGATGATCTCGACCGCCGCGCAGGCACCGCGGGTCATCCGGTCCGCGATCCACCACGCGTACGGAGCCCCCGGCGTCGCGGTGCTGACCCTGTCCGGTGACATCGCTGAGCTCGATGCACCGGATGCCGGCATCGACACCCTGACTCCCCCGCCGCCGCCGCGCGTGGTTCCCGATGCGGGCGCCGTCCGCGCGCTCGCCGACGCGATCGACGCCGCGGGCAAGGTGACGATCTTCGCCGGGGCCGGTGTGCGCGGCTCCCGCGCCGAGGTCCTCGCGCTGGCCCGCGTGCTCAACGCGCCCGTCGGCCACAGCCTGCGCGGCAAGGAGGTCATCCAGGTCGACAACCCGTTCGACGTCGGCATGTCCGGGCTGCTCGGGTACGGCGCGTGCCACTCCGCGATGGAGGGTGCCGACCTGCTCCTCCTGCTCGGCACCGACTTCCCGTACGACCAGTTCCTGCCGTCCGGCGTGCGCACCGCGCAGGTCGACATCGAGCCGACGCACCTCGGCCGACGCACGCGCAACGACCTCGTCGTCCTCGGCGACGTGGGAGAGACGGCGAAGGCGCTGCTGGCTCTGGTGAAGCCGAAGCGGAGCCACCGGTTCCTCGACCAGATGCGCAAGAAGCACGAGCGGGCGATGAGCGGGGTGGTCGGCGCGTACACCAAGGATGTCGAGCACACCGAGCCGATCCACCCCGAGTACGCCGCCGTGCTGCTGGACGAGGAGGCACCCGACGACGCCGTGTTCACGGTGGACACCGGCATGTGCAACGTCTGGGCCGCCCGGTACATCACGCCCAACGGCCGCCGCCGGGTCATCGGCTCGTTCCTGCACGGGTCGATGGCGAACGCGGTCCCGCACGCGATCGGTGCGGCCCTGTCCGGCGGCGGGCGGCACGTCGTCGCGATGGCCGGCGACGGTGGCCTGTCGATGCTCCTGGGCGAGCTCATCACGGTGAAGGTGCTGGACCTGCCGGTCAAGATCGTCCTGTTCGACAACGCGACCCTCGCGATGGTCCGGCTGGAGATGCTCGTCGACGGCCTGCCGTCCTACGCCACCGACACTCCCCCGGTCGACTACGCCGCGGTCGCGTCGGCGATCGGCATCCCGTCGGTCCGCGTCGAGAAGCCGACCGAGATCCGCTCCGCCCTGCGCGCCGCGTTCTCCCACGACGGCCCCGCGCTGATCGACCTGGTCACGGACCCCCGCGCACTGTCGTTGCCGCCCAAGATCACGCGCCAGCAGGTCTCGGGGTTCTCCGCGGCGATGAGCAAGGAGGTGCTCGGCGGCGGTGTCGGCGAGGTCATGGCGATGGCGCGCTCGAACCTGCGCAACATCCCCCGCCGCTGA
- a CDS encoding phosphotransferase family protein, protein MIDALTSLVAPIGQLASADLLTGGQFATTYRVTLTDGTRVVAKTAPTRTDQLLAYEHDLLRAEALVYGLAASRPALRMPRVLLTDFSRTVLPGDAVVVSHLPGVPLADAGFGPSTQDPRTALAERGTGEVLAALHGVTGPAFGYPCGRQEATWAESFTGMIEELLDDAARWSVPVPASDVRAALERHAAVLSDVTTPALVHTDLWAGNLFVDPATGAVVGVIDPERAFWGDPLADLVGIDPMGREPGTPFVLAGYGPLDVDSPSARVRLDLYRLRLCLVMWIEMTPRRFEGDWVEPHRTAVVANLRRALDALARV, encoded by the coding sequence GTGATCGACGCGCTGACCTCGCTCGTCGCACCGATCGGGCAGCTGGCCTCGGCCGACCTGCTCACGGGCGGCCAGTTCGCGACGACCTACCGGGTCACGCTCACCGACGGGACCCGCGTGGTGGCCAAGACCGCCCCCACCCGCACGGACCAGCTCCTCGCCTACGAGCACGACCTGCTGCGGGCCGAGGCCCTGGTCTACGGCCTCGCCGCGTCCCGGCCCGCGCTGCGGATGCCCCGCGTGCTGCTCACCGACTTCTCCCGGACGGTGCTGCCCGGCGACGCCGTCGTCGTCAGCCACCTGCCGGGCGTGCCGCTGGCCGACGCCGGGTTCGGGCCGTCGACGCAGGACCCCCGCACCGCCCTCGCCGAGCGCGGCACGGGTGAGGTCCTGGCCGCGCTGCACGGCGTGACCGGCCCGGCCTTCGGCTACCCGTGCGGTCGGCAGGAGGCCACCTGGGCGGAGTCGTTCACGGGCATGATCGAGGAGCTGCTCGACGACGCCGCGCGGTGGTCGGTCCCGGTGCCCGCGTCGGACGTGCGTGCGGCGCTGGAGCGCCACGCGGCCGTGCTGTCGGACGTGACCACGCCCGCGCTGGTCCACACGGACCTGTGGGCGGGCAACCTGTTCGTCGACCCGGCCACCGGCGCGGTCGTCGGCGTGATCGACCCCGAGCGGGCGTTCTGGGGCGATCCGCTGGCGGACCTGGTCGGGATCGACCCGATGGGGCGCGAGCCCGGCACGCCGTTCGTGCTGGCCGGCTACGGCCCTCTGGACGTCGACAGCCCGTCCGCCCGCGTGCGGCTCGACCTGTACCGCCTGCGGCTCTGCCTCGTCATGTGGATCGAGATGACGCCGCGCAGGTTCGAGGGCGACTGGGTGGAGCCACACCGCACCGCGGTCGTCGCCAACCTGCGCCGGGCGCTGGACGCGTTGGCCCGGGTGTAG
- a CDS encoding MFS transporter — protein sequence MLQPYRDVLSRPGALAFSSAGVLARLPMSMVGIGIVLMISTLYGSYGLAGRVSAVYVVAQAVCSPQLARLVDRHGQARVMRPAVAIAAVGLVGLVVAATSETHEAWLYVTAVVTGAGIGSFGSLVRARWSRVLGAEPHRMHTAYSLESALDELVFIIGPVLATLLATSVAPTAGLIVPLVAMLVGGYWFLTLRQTEPPPAAVGTPRPKGSVLRRPGMIVLAIVFVAMGSIFGATDVATVAFAEESGAKGMAGVILAVFALGSLISGLLYGTRQWRRPLYLRFATGMVALAVGVCFFFLVNSLTALAAVMFVAGFAIAPTLINGNALVQDLVPRERLTEGLTWVGTALGVGVSVGSSVAGAQIDVHGSSAGFVVVIVSAGGAVVATLGALRTLRGDGGDQHVPDAVEAGSPSATGGAAVAACEVADSVDPVRPVGTLDA from the coding sequence ATGCTCCAGCCGTACCGCGACGTCCTCTCGCGACCAGGGGCCCTCGCGTTCTCCAGCGCCGGCGTGCTCGCCCGGCTCCCGATGTCCATGGTCGGCATCGGGATCGTGCTGATGATCTCGACGCTGTACGGCTCCTACGGGCTGGCGGGCCGGGTCTCCGCCGTCTACGTGGTCGCGCAGGCCGTGTGCTCGCCGCAGCTCGCCCGGCTGGTCGACCGGCACGGCCAGGCGCGCGTCATGCGGCCGGCCGTCGCTATCGCCGCGGTCGGGCTCGTCGGCCTCGTCGTCGCCGCGACGAGCGAGACGCACGAGGCCTGGCTCTACGTCACCGCCGTGGTCACCGGCGCCGGCATCGGGTCGTTCGGGTCGCTCGTCCGGGCGCGCTGGAGCCGCGTGCTGGGCGCCGAGCCGCACCGGATGCACACCGCGTACTCCCTCGAGTCGGCGCTCGACGAGCTCGTGTTCATCATCGGCCCGGTGCTGGCCACGCTCCTGGCGACGAGCGTCGCGCCCACCGCGGGCCTCATCGTCCCGTTGGTCGCCATGCTCGTCGGCGGCTACTGGTTCCTCACCCTGCGCCAGACCGAGCCACCCCCGGCAGCGGTGGGCACCCCGCGCCCCAAGGGCTCCGTGCTGCGCAGGCCCGGCATGATCGTCCTCGCGATCGTCTTCGTGGCCATGGGCTCGATCTTCGGCGCCACCGACGTGGCCACCGTCGCATTCGCGGAGGAGTCCGGCGCCAAGGGCATGGCCGGGGTGATCCTGGCGGTCTTCGCCCTCGGGTCGCTGATCTCCGGCCTGCTCTACGGCACCCGCCAGTGGAGGCGCCCGCTGTACCTGCGGTTCGCCACGGGGATGGTCGCCCTGGCGGTCGGCGTCTGCTTCTTCTTCCTGGTGAACTCGCTGACGGCGCTCGCGGCGGTGATGTTCGTCGCCGGGTTCGCCATCGCACCCACGCTCATCAACGGCAACGCGCTCGTGCAGGACCTGGTCCCCCGCGAGCGCCTCACCGAGGGGCTCACCTGGGTGGGCACCGCGCTCGGCGTCGGCGTGTCCGTCGGCTCGTCGGTCGCCGGTGCGCAGATCGACGTGCACGGGTCGTCCGCCGGGTTCGTCGTGGTCATCGTCTCGGCCGGCGGCGCGGTCGTCGCCACGCTCGGCGCGCTGCGGACCCTGCGCGGCGACGGCGGCGACCAGCACGTCCCGGACGCCGTCGAGGCCGGCTCGCCCTCGGCGACGGGCGGCGCGGCGGTCGCGGCGTGCGAGGTCGCCGACTCCGTGGATCCCGTGCGCCCGGTCGGTACCCTCGACGCGTGA
- a CDS encoding GNAT family N-acetyltransferase → MTDVRVTDATDEHRFEARSPDGVLLGFTVYDTIGATVVFTHTEVDPALEGQGIASMLVKAALDAVRASGRDVVAFCPYVKAWLGRHPDYQDLLRTAQG, encoded by the coding sequence ATGACGGACGTGCGTGTGACCGACGCCACTGACGAGCACCGGTTCGAGGCGCGCAGCCCGGACGGGGTGCTCCTCGGGTTCACCGTGTACGACACCATCGGCGCCACGGTCGTCTTCACGCACACCGAGGTGGACCCGGCGCTCGAGGGCCAGGGCATCGCGTCGATGCTGGTCAAGGCCGCGCTGGACGCGGTCCGGGCGAGCGGCCGCGACGTCGTCGCGTTCTGTCCGTACGTCAAGGCGTGGCTCGGCCGGCACCCCGACTACCAGGACCTGCTGCGCACCGCGCAGGGATGA
- a CDS encoding glycosyltransferase family 2 protein, translating to MFVFVLQLREMLSGQSEIYLFAFFSALVWALWVLKVVFSRRYRPVTAPYEVSTSVVIPVVDEPLDLFRDVLTRIVEQRPDEVIVVINGAVNPALQEVSEEFAPLVRWVHTPIPGKRNAVKIGTEMSRGEITVLVDSDTIWTDGTLAELVKPFADPAVGGVTTRQRILEPERSWITRWADWLENTRALYSMPAQSALGQVGCLPGRTIAFRRRILMQVMDDFMHEKFLGVFLEVSDDRTLTNLTLKAGYKTVYQYTSLVYTDAPLQVRKLAKQQLRWARGSQYNTLRMLPWMSGHAPLLAVFFLTDILLPFLLLGTILGWIYRSASGTGANLYEAILETYTGLNGWAWVVALMVVSSVLSMAIRQIRHLHEKPSDFLRLPVFIIVSTLFLMPIRILGFLRMAHASGWGTRSGAYGGGAENEDLMAELETAPAAPADLVDRAPDERGAAVATEVRRRTAESTAPPTPPRRRLNPLAAVPYGIAVALLALEALAYA from the coding sequence ATGTTCGTCTTCGTCCTGCAGCTCCGGGAGATGCTCTCCGGACAGTCCGAGATCTACCTCTTCGCCTTCTTCTCTGCCCTCGTCTGGGCCCTCTGGGTGCTCAAGGTGGTGTTCTCGCGCCGCTACCGGCCCGTCACCGCGCCCTACGAGGTCAGCACGAGCGTCGTGATCCCGGTGGTGGACGAGCCGCTGGACCTGTTCCGCGACGTGCTGACCCGCATCGTCGAGCAGCGTCCCGACGAGGTCATCGTCGTGATCAACGGCGCGGTGAACCCTGCCCTCCAGGAGGTCAGCGAGGAGTTCGCGCCCCTGGTCCGCTGGGTGCACACCCCGATCCCGGGCAAGCGCAACGCCGTGAAGATCGGCACCGAGATGTCGCGCGGGGAGATCACCGTGCTGGTCGACTCCGACACGATCTGGACCGACGGCACGCTGGCCGAGCTGGTCAAGCCCTTCGCGGACCCCGCGGTCGGCGGCGTGACCACCCGTCAGCGGATCCTGGAGCCGGAGCGGTCGTGGATCACCCGCTGGGCGGACTGGCTCGAGAACACCCGCGCGCTGTACTCGATGCCCGCACAGTCCGCGCTCGGTCAGGTGGGCTGCCTGCCCGGCCGCACCATCGCGTTCCGGCGCCGCATCCTCATGCAGGTCATGGACGACTTCATGCACGAGAAGTTCCTCGGGGTGTTCCTCGAGGTCTCGGACGACCGGACGCTGACCAACCTCACGCTCAAGGCCGGCTACAAGACCGTGTACCAGTACACGAGCCTGGTCTACACCGACGCCCCGCTGCAGGTGCGCAAGCTGGCCAAGCAGCAGCTGCGCTGGGCGCGCGGCAGCCAGTACAACACCCTGCGGATGCTGCCCTGGATGTCGGGCCACGCACCCCTGCTGGCGGTCTTCTTCCTCACGGACATCCTGCTGCCGTTCCTGCTGCTCGGGACGATCCTCGGCTGGATCTACCGGTCGGCGTCCGGCACGGGCGCCAACCTGTACGAGGCGATCCTCGAGACCTACACCGGCTTGAACGGCTGGGCCTGGGTGGTGGCGCTGATGGTCGTGTCGTCCGTGCTGTCGATGGCGATCCGCCAGATCCGCCACCTGCACGAGAAGCCGTCGGACTTCCTGCGGCTGCCCGTCTTCATCATCGTCTCGACCCTCTTCCTCATGCCCATCCGCATCCTCGGCTTCCTGCGCATGGCGCACGCCAGCGGCTGGGGAACCCGTTCCGGTGCGTACGGCGGAGGCGCCGAGAACGAGGACCTCATGGCCGAGCTCGAGACCGCCCCGGCGGCCCCGGCCGACCTCGTCGACCGGGCGCCCGACGAGCGCGGAGCCGCCGTCGCGACCGAGGTCCGACGCCGCACCGCCGAGTCCACCGCACCCCCGACCCCACCCCGACGACGACTGAACCCGCTCGCTGCGGTGCCCTACGGCATCGCGGTCGCCCTACTGGCACTGGAGGCCCTCGCCTATGCGTGA
- a CDS encoding glycoside hydrolase family 26 protein encodes MREQTKDRILHASPRARLAASAVALALLLVTALVWTSPSNGRAQGPTKSAEQIALEKENAELEAALAARTDEVDNLTSSQAKAAAERAAGAARGKAKAAAEKAAAAASGKGKADTERAAAAATGRQKAAGERAKATARIQAKAAAERAAAAATGRAEGAELRAAAAQREARRAKAAVSSGQPASVPAPAPAPAPGPAVAAKPAAPPLSELLNPATRQFGLYTPQSPFNWAELDDVTAKVGVAPTIAGYFQGWDGPFRPDAVTRSWRKGMLPLLTWESRPLTAANNQAQDPDYSLPKIIDGAYDDYLRQYARDVAALGLPMAIRLDHEMNGAWYPWGERASDGGPLNGNRPGDFVAMWRHVHDIFEAEGANAYVLWVWAPNIVNALPEYASSSSEYLASLYPGDEYVDWVGLSGYYRPPYKADQTPTFSYTYDRSLAQLRSITDKPILLAEIGASEVGGKKKQWVADLFAGLARPENADIIGFAWFHHTVTTISGGQRVTNDWRITSRADSLQAFVDGITNPAAGFVDGPAVAPAAAPAPEVAAPAPAPAPTPETVPVPTPEPSPTPTPEPTPEPTPTPEPTPTTTQEP; translated from the coding sequence ATGCGTGAGCAGACCAAGGACCGCATCCTGCACGCCTCACCCCGCGCCCGCCTCGCGGCATCCGCGGTCGCCCTCGCCCTGCTCCTGGTGACCGCCCTCGTGTGGACGTCGCCGTCGAACGGCAGGGCGCAGGGCCCGACGAAGAGCGCCGAGCAGATCGCGCTCGAGAAGGAGAACGCCGAGCTCGAGGCCGCCCTGGCCGCCCGGACCGACGAGGTCGACAACCTCACCAGCTCGCAGGCGAAGGCAGCCGCCGAGCGTGCTGCCGGGGCGGCGCGCGGCAAGGCGAAGGCGGCGGCCGAGAAGGCCGCCGCCGCGGCCTCCGGGAAGGGCAAGGCCGACACCGAGCGGGCCGCCGCCGCCGCAACCGGCCGTCAGAAGGCCGCCGGTGAACGCGCCAAGGCCACCGCGCGGATCCAGGCAAAGGCTGCCGCCGAGCGCGCCGCGGCCGCAGCGACGGGCAGGGCCGAGGGGGCAGAGCTCCGCGCTGCTGCCGCGCAGCGGGAGGCAAGGCGGGCGAAGGCTGCGGTATCCAGCGGGCAGCCGGCGTCAGTGCCGGCTCCGGCTCCGGCCCCGGCCCCCGGTCCGGCGGTCGCCGCCAAGCCGGCGGCACCGCCCCTGTCCGAGCTGCTGAACCCCGCCACGCGCCAGTTCGGCCTCTACACCCCCCAGTCGCCGTTCAACTGGGCCGAGCTCGACGACGTCACCGCGAAGGTCGGCGTCGCCCCGACGATCGCCGGCTACTTCCAGGGCTGGGACGGACCGTTCCGTCCGGACGCCGTCACCCGTTCCTGGCGCAAGGGCATGCTGCCGCTGCTCACCTGGGAGTCGCGCCCGCTCACGGCCGCGAACAACCAGGCGCAGGACCCTGACTACTCGCTGCCCAAGATCATCGACGGCGCGTACGACGACTACCTGCGCCAGTACGCGCGCGACGTCGCCGCCCTCGGCCTGCCGATGGCCATCCGGCTCGACCACGAGATGAACGGCGCCTGGTACCCGTGGGGTGAGCGCGCGTCCGACGGCGGTCCGCTCAACGGCAACCGTCCCGGCGACTTCGTCGCGATGTGGCGCCACGTGCACGACATCTTCGAGGCCGAGGGCGCCAACGCGTACGTGCTCTGGGTGTGGGCGCCGAACATCGTCAACGCACTGCCCGAGTACGCCAGCAGCTCCTCGGAGTACCTGGCGAGCCTCTACCCGGGCGACGAGTACGTGGACTGGGTCGGCCTGTCGGGCTACTACCGCCCGCCGTACAAGGCGGACCAGACGCCGACGTTCTCGTACACCTACGACCGTTCCCTGGCCCAGCTGCGGTCGATCACCGACAAGCCGATCCTGCTGGCCGAGATCGGGGCCTCGGAGGTGGGCGGTAAGAAGAAGCAGTGGGTCGCCGACCTGTTCGCCGGGCTGGCGCGGCCGGAGAACGCCGACATCATCGGGTTCGCCTGGTTCCACCACACGGTCACGACGATCTCCGGCGGCCAGCGCGTCACCAACGACTGGCGCATCACGTCCCGGGCGGACTCCCTGCAGGCGTTCGTCGACGGCATCACCAACCCGGCGGCGGGCTTCGTCGACGGGCCGGCCGTGGCCCCCGCCGCGGCGCCTGCACCCGAGGTCGCGGCGCCCGCACCGGCACCCGCCCCGACGCCCGAGACGGTGCCGGTCCCGACCCCGGAACCGAGCCCGACACCGACGCCCGAACCCACGCCCGAACCCACGCCGACGCCCGAACCCACCCCGACGACCACCCAGGAGCCGTGA
- a CDS encoding UDP-glucose dehydrogenase family protein, producing the protein MNDVLDTPVRRPFDPTGPAPRIAVLGTGYLGATHAVAMAQLGMEVVGVDTDPHKVEMLTAGKVPFYEPGLPELLSEQMATGRLRFTTDVAEAVGWADVHFVCVGTPQSKTSHAADLRYVEAVTTAITENLTHDALIVGKSTVPVGTAARLRTLVAREAPAGVRAELVWNPEFLREGKAVADTLHPDRIVLGGTSSDAEALLRRVYAGPIAEGSPVVVCDLPTAELVKVSANAFLATKISFINAISGVCEAAGADVTVLADALGHDVRIGRQFLDAGLGFGGGCLPKDIRALMYRANELGAGRAAALLQQVDEINMGQRQSVIDLAVQACGGSVLNRRIGVLGAAFKPHTDDVRDSPALNVAAALHLRGAQVTVYDPEAGDTARAMFPTLGYATSVDEAVEGTDVILVLTEWDEFIQADPAHLALLTHQPAVIDARGRLDAARWRSAGWTFTGLGRAALAA; encoded by the coding sequence ATGAACGACGTTCTCGACACCCCCGTCCGTCGACCGTTCGACCCGACCGGCCCGGCTCCGCGCATCGCGGTGCTCGGTACGGGCTACCTCGGCGCCACCCACGCGGTGGCCATGGCCCAGCTGGGCATGGAGGTGGTCGGTGTGGACACCGACCCGCACAAGGTCGAGATGCTCACCGCGGGCAAGGTCCCGTTCTACGAGCCCGGGCTGCCCGAGCTGCTCTCCGAGCAGATGGCCACGGGTCGCCTGCGGTTCACCACGGACGTGGCCGAGGCGGTGGGCTGGGCCGATGTGCACTTCGTGTGCGTGGGGACCCCGCAGTCCAAGACCAGCCACGCCGCCGACCTGCGCTACGTCGAGGCGGTCACGACGGCCATCACCGAGAACCTCACCCACGACGCCCTGATCGTCGGCAAGTCCACCGTGCCCGTCGGCACCGCGGCCCGCCTGCGCACCCTGGTGGCCCGGGAAGCCCCCGCCGGCGTGCGCGCCGAGCTGGTCTGGAACCCCGAGTTCCTGCGCGAGGGCAAGGCGGTGGCGGACACGCTGCACCCGGACCGCATCGTCCTGGGCGGCACATCGAGCGACGCCGAGGCTCTGCTGCGGCGCGTGTATGCCGGGCCGATCGCCGAGGGCTCTCCGGTGGTGGTCTGCGACCTGCCGACCGCCGAGCTGGTCAAGGTCAGCGCGAACGCATTCTTGGCCACGAAGATCTCGTTCATCAACGCGATCTCCGGGGTCTGCGAGGCCGCCGGCGCGGATGTCACGGTGCTGGCCGACGCCCTGGGACACGACGTGCGGATCGGGCGGCAGTTCCTCGATGCCGGGCTCGGGTTCGGTGGCGGGTGCCTGCCCAAGGACATCCGCGCGCTGATGTACCGCGCCAACGAGCTCGGCGCCGGCCGGGCGGCGGCGCTGCTCCAGCAGGTCGACGAGATCAACATGGGGCAGCGCCAGAGCGTCATCGACCTGGCCGTCCAGGCGTGCGGCGGGTCGGTGCTCAACCGGCGGATCGGCGTGCTCGGTGCTGCGTTCAAGCCGCACACCGACGACGTGCGCGACTCCCCGGCGCTCAACGTCGCGGCCGCCCTGCACCTGCGTGGCGCCCAGGTCACGGTCTACGACCCCGAGGCCGGCGACACCGCGAGGGCGATGTTCCCGACCCTCGGGTACGCGACCAGCGTGGACGAGGCCGTCGAGGGCACCGACGTGATCCTGGTGCTGACCGAGTGGGACGAGTTCATCCAGGCCGACCCGGCCCACCTGGCCCTGCTGACGCACCAGCCGGCCGTGATCGACGCTCGCGGCCGGCTCGACGCCGCGCGGTGGCGTTCGGCGGGATGGACATTCACCGGACTGGGCCGCGCCGCTCTCGCCGCCTGA